The following coding sequences lie in one Rhodothermales bacterium genomic window:
- a CDS encoding TetR/AcrR family transcriptional regulator: MEVPTSRRARERRLRREAILAAARAEFAEKGFGRAKLDDIARRAEFGKGTLYNYFEGGKEGMLLAIFDAFYDDMEQLVEASFRPVREKEKTFRQGLYDYTLSCLTFYLHDKELFLILVKEAHRMCFGEHEEHACYFRKQQERVVNALTMPIQLAIDAGHVRPIDAKAAAHMIQGNIQGLQVHLLLADGLDRASSPESAAGFLTHLLMDGLSL; encoded by the coding sequence ATGGAGGTACCTACATCCCGACGTGCACGCGAGCGCCGGTTGCGCCGTGAGGCGATACTTGCCGCCGCGCGTGCCGAATTTGCCGAAAAAGGCTTTGGGCGGGCCAAGTTGGACGACATCGCCCGCCGCGCCGAATTCGGAAAAGGAACCCTCTACAATTATTTCGAGGGCGGGAAGGAAGGGATGCTGCTCGCCATATTCGATGCCTTTTACGACGACATGGAGCAGCTCGTCGAGGCATCGTTCCGGCCGGTTCGCGAAAAAGAGAAAACGTTTCGTCAGGGGCTCTATGACTATACGTTGTCATGCCTGACGTTTTATCTACACGACAAGGAGCTTTTTCTGATTCTCGTCAAGGAAGCACACCGGATGTGTTTTGGCGAGCATGAAGAACACGCCTGTTATTTCCGGAAGCAGCAGGAGCGGGTCGTCAATGCCCTTACGATGCCGATCCAGCTGGCCATTGATGCGGGCCACGTCCGTCCAATCGACGCGAAGGCGGCCGCGCACATGATTCAGGGAAATATCCAGGGGTTGCAGGTACACCTGTTGCTGGCGGACGGTCTGGATCGCGCGTCGTCACCGGAATCCGCCGCCGGCTTCCTGACTCATCTCCTCATGGACGGTCTCAGCCTGTAA
- a CDS encoding TolC family protein: MSYPRMHVLRVVALMLVAGATGVLPSVAQPALQPASVAAQEVALSLDEALQIAYINNYAMRDARLGVDEARAQVKEGYGRLYPQVDVSGSYTRNLKSANPFSGSSAGNLFSSLGFVDWLAYNERARTDDDAGTDPLTFTDFFDRQQDGLDRAGISLGGGSNPFFVPNQYVSGITISQPIFDFSAFIAVRGASRYLQTSREYGLKRQEQVLIDDVRAAFYQALLAQESVDVARESVSRTSSSLQEIARQVSQGVTPKFQRLSMEVELANLETAYLQTQNQAQNAFDQLKMVIGIPVDQPVRLVGELRAASYGDFQTVSMDDAVLLAIEHRPDLEQVKQDIKLQQINARVTRSGYLPTLSAFANLNYIGNVPSNRTYVITDPNDPFTFTQGQNTYFSKGYWNPAVSVGVQLRWRIFDGFQTKYRAQQIQIAADRMDVQLEQRVQGLRQEVAMALRNLEAARLQIASQERNIERAELNYAFAEKRLGEGVATPLEVRTASDQLDQSRLNHLQAIHDYLRARSAFETAVGMPLADSAELNLAAARLHE; this comes from the coding sequence ATGTCATACCCACGTATGCACGTGCTACGCGTGGTTGCGCTGATGCTGGTCGCCGGCGCGACAGGTGTTCTCCCTTCCGTTGCGCAGCCGGCCCTTCAGCCGGCCTCGGTCGCCGCCCAGGAAGTGGCGCTCTCGCTCGACGAGGCCCTGCAGATCGCCTACATAAACAATTACGCCATGCGGGATGCCCGCCTCGGCGTCGATGAAGCCCGCGCCCAGGTCAAGGAAGGCTACGGCCGCCTCTACCCGCAGGTCGATGTCAGCGGCAGCTACACCCGAAATCTGAAAAGCGCCAACCCGTTCTCGGGTAGCTCGGCGGGCAACCTGTTTTCGTCGCTCGGCTTTGTCGACTGGCTGGCGTACAACGAACGCGCCCGCACGGACGACGATGCCGGCACCGATCCGCTGACCTTCACGGATTTCTTCGATCGCCAGCAGGACGGACTGGACCGCGCCGGCATCTCGCTCGGCGGCGGGAGCAATCCGTTTTTCGTCCCCAACCAGTACGTCTCGGGCATCACCATCTCGCAGCCCATTTTCGACTTCAGCGCCTTCATCGCCGTTCGCGGCGCCTCGCGGTATCTGCAGACGAGCCGCGAGTACGGGCTCAAGCGGCAGGAGCAGGTGCTGATCGACGACGTCCGCGCCGCCTTCTACCAGGCGTTGCTCGCGCAGGAATCGGTCGACGTGGCGCGCGAAAGCGTATCGCGGACGAGCAGCTCCCTGCAAGAAATCGCCCGGCAGGTCTCGCAGGGCGTCACGCCCAAATTCCAGCGTCTGAGTATGGAGGTGGAGCTGGCGAACCTGGAAACGGCCTACCTGCAAACGCAGAACCAGGCGCAGAATGCGTTCGATCAGCTCAAGATGGTGATCGGGATCCCCGTCGATCAGCCCGTGCGGCTCGTGGGCGAGCTGCGGGCCGCCTCGTATGGCGACTTCCAGACCGTGTCGATGGACGATGCGGTGCTGCTGGCCATCGAACACCGGCCCGACCTGGAGCAGGTCAAGCAGGACATCAAGCTGCAGCAGATCAACGCCCGCGTGACGCGGAGCGGTTACCTCCCCACGCTGAGCGCGTTCGCAAACCTGAATTACATCGGCAACGTCCCGAGCAACCGGACCTATGTGATCACGGATCCCAACGACCCCTTCACGTTCACGCAGGGACAGAATACGTATTTCAGCAAAGGCTACTGGAATCCGGCGGTCAGCGTCGGGGTGCAGTTGCGGTGGCGGATTTTTGACGGGTTCCAGACGAAGTATCGGGCCCAGCAGATTCAGATCGCCGCGGATCGGATGGATGTACAGCTCGAGCAGCGGGTGCAGGGGCTGCGTCAGGAAGTAGCCATGGCGCTGCGCAACCTGGAGGCCGCCCGTCTGCAAATCGCCAGCCAGGAGCGCAACATCGAGCGGGCCGAGCTGAACTACGCGTTTGCAGAGAAGCGGCTCGGGGAAGGCGTCGCGACGCCGCTCGAGGTGCGGACGGCTTCCGATCAGCTCGATCAGAGCCGGCTCAACCATCTGCAGGCCATCCATGACTACTTGCGGGCGCGTAGCGCCTTCGAAACCGCCGTCGGCATGCCGCTCGCCGACTCCGCGGAACTGAACCTCGCGGCCGCCCGACTTCACGAGTGA